A region of Diospyros lotus cultivar Yz01 chromosome 3, ASM1463336v1, whole genome shotgun sequence DNA encodes the following proteins:
- the LOC127797628 gene encoding cellulose synthase-like protein D3: MVSKSCNLSRSNLSTTSDVPDSHGKPPLPPTVTFARRTPSGRYVSYSRDDLDSELGSSDFMNYTVHIPPSPDNQPMDSISQKVEEQYVSSSLFTGGFKSATQAHLMDKVIESEVNHPQLAGAKGSSCAIPGCDAKVMTDERTVNIVPCECDFKICRDCYLDAVKTGDGICPGCKEQYKTMDLDELVENRQPLPLPLPSEMSKMQRRLSLMKSTKSVLMRSQTGDFDHNRWLFETRGTYGYGNAIWPTGERTGNGKDNEIFEPSELMNKPWRPLTRKLRIPAAIISPYRLLIFIRLVVLGLFLAWRFNHPNNDAIWLWGMSVVCEIWFAFSWILDQLPKLCPVNRATDLNVLKDKFETPSPSNPTGKSDLPSIDVFVSTADPEKEPPLVTANTILSILAADYPVEKLACYVSDDGGALLTFEAMAEAARFANTWVPFCRKHGIEPRNPESYFNLKRDPYKNKVKTDFVKDRRRVKREYDEFKVGINGLPDSICRRSDAYHAREEIKAMKQQRQKTDDEPVKDVKIPKATWMADGTHWPGTWLKPAPDHSKGDHAGIIQVMLNPPSDEPLLGTADDSGIIDLTDVDIRLPMLVYVSREKRSGYDHNKKAGAMNALVRASAIMSNGPFILNLDCDHYIYNSQALREGMCFMMDRGGDRICYVQFPQRFEGIDPNDRYANRNTVFFDGNMRALDGLQGPVYVGTGCLFRRIALYGLDPPRSKEHHPGCCSCCLPRQRKHATGSRIPEENRALRMGDSDDEEMNLSLAPKKFGNSAFLIDSIPVAEFQGRPLADHPSVKNGRPPGALTIPRELLDASIVAEAISVISCWYEDKTEWGHRVGWIYGSVTEDVVTGYRMHNRGWKSVYCVTKRDAFRGTAPINLTDRLHQVLRWATGSVEIFFSRNNALFATSKMKFLQRIAYLNVGIYPFTSIFLVVYCFIPALSLFSGQFIVQSLNVTFLVYLLIITLTLCLLAVLEVKWSGIELEEWWRNEQFWLIGGTSAHLAAVLHGLLKVVAGVEISFTLTSKSAGDDKDDEFSDLYIVKWTSLMIPPLTIMMTNLIAIAVGVSRTIYSIIPQWSRLLGGVFFSFWVLAHLYPFAKGLMGRRGRTPTIVFVWAGLLAITISLLWVAINPPAGTNQIGGSFQFT, encoded by the exons ATGGTATCAAAATCTTGCAACCTAAGCAGGTCGAATCTGTCAACAACCTCGGATGTGCCAGATTCACATGGAAAACCTCCATTGCCCCCGACAGTAACATTTGCCCGTAGGACTCCATCAGGACGATATGTTAGCTATTCAAGGGATGACCTTGATAGTGAACTGGGGAGTAGTGATTTTATGAACTACACGGTACACATTCCTCCCTCACCCGACAACCAACCAATGGATTCAATCTCTCAGAAGGTTGAAGAGCAATATGTATCGAGTTCACTTTTCACAGGTGGATTTAAAAGTGCTACTCAAGCTCATCTCATGGACAAGGTGATTGAATCAGAAGTCAATCATCCCCAACTGGCTGGTGCAAAAGGATCTTCATGTGCAATTCCTGGATGCGATGCTAAGGTGATGACAGATGAGCGGACTGTGAATATTGTCCCCTGTGAGTGTGACTTCAAGATATGTAGAGATTGCTATTTGGATGCAGTTAAAACTGGAGATGGAATTTGCCCTGGTTGCAAGGAGCAATATAAGACCATGGATTTGGATGAATTGGTGGAAAACAGGCAGCCACTTCCCCTTCCACTGCCATCTGAGATGTCAAAAATGCAGAGGAGGTTGTCACTGATGAAATCAACAAAGTCAGTGCTAATGAGGAGCCAGACTGGAGATTTTGATCACAACCGGTGGCTGTTTGAAACAAGGGGCACTTATGGGTATGGTAATGCTATATGGCCAACGGGAGAAAGAACAGGGAATGGAAAagataatgaaatatttgagcCTTCTGAACTGATGAACAAACCGTGGAGGCCACTAACTCGCAAATTAAGGATACCAGCTGCCATTATCAGCCCATATCG GCTTCTGATTTTTATTCGACTGGTTGTTCTTGGATTGTTCTTGGCATGGAGGTTCAACCACCCAAACAACGATGCCATCTGGCTCTGGGGGATGTCTGTGGTTTGCGAAATATGGTTTGCCTTCTCTTGGATTCTTGACCAACTACCAAAGCTGTGCCCTGTTAATCGAGCTACAGATCTTAATGTCTTAAAAGATAAGTTTGAAACACCTAGCCCCAGTAACCCCACTGGAAAATCTGATCTCCCAAGTATAGATGTTTTTGTCTCTACAGCAGATCCAGAGAAAGAACCCCCTCTCGTCACAGCAAATACCATCCTGTCTATTCTAGCTGCTGATTATCCTGTTGAAAAGCTAGCTTGCTATGTTTCTGATGATGGAGGTGCACTTCTAACCTTTGAGGCCATGGCGGAAGCCGCACGCTTTGCAAATACATGGGTCCCATTTTGCCGTAAACATGGCATTGAACCCAGGAACCCGGAATCTTATTTCAATTTGAAGAGGGATCCTTATAAAAACAAGGTGAAGACAGACTTTGTCAAGGACCGTAGGCGGGTGAAACGAGAATATGATGAGTTTAAGGTCGGCATCAATGGCCTGCCAGACTCCATTTGCCGTCGTTCTGATGCCTATCATGCTCGGGAGGAAATAAAGGCCATGAAGCAGCAACGACAGAAGACAGATGATGAACCTGTAAAGGATGTCAAGATCCCAAAAGCTACATGGATGGCTGATGGAACTCATTGGCCTGGGACTTGGTTGAAGCCTGCTCCAGATCACTCAAAAGGTGATCACGCTGGGATAATACAG GTGATGCTGAATCCTCCTAGCGATGAACCTCTGCTGGGAACAGCTGATGACTCCGGAATAATTGACCTGACTGATGTCGATATCCGTCTTCCAATGCTTGTTTATGTTTCTCGTGAGAAGCGTTCTGGATATGATCACAATAAGAAAGCAGGGGCCATGAATGCCCTGGTTCGAGCCTCTGCAATCATGTCTAATGGCCCCTTTATTCTTAATCTTGATTGTGACCACTACATCTACAATTCCCAGGCTTTAAGGGAAGGTATGTGTTTCATGATGGATAGAGGTGGAGATCGCATTTGCTATGTCCAGTTTCCACAGAGATTTGAGGGTATTGACCCTAATGATCGATATGCCAATCGTAACACTGTCTTCTTTGATGGCAACATGCGTGCCCTTGATGGACTTCAGGGTCCAGTTTATGTTGGAACCGGATGCCTCTTTCGAAGGATTGCTCTTTATGGGTTGGACCCACCTCGATCAAAAGAACATCACCCTGGCTGCTGCAGTTGCTGCTTACCTCGTCAGAGAAAGCATGCCACAGGTTCAAGAATCCCAGAAGAGAACCGGGCACTGAGAATGGGTGATTCAGATGATGAAGAGATGAACCTTTCCCTTGCTCCTAAGAAGTTTGGAAACTCTGCTTTCCTCATTGATTCAATCCCGGTGGCTGAGTTCCAAGGTCGCCCCCTTGCAGATCATCCATCTGTGAAGAATGGACGGCCTCCTGGTGCTCTCACCATTCCCCGGGAGCTTCTTGATGCGTCAATTGTTGCTGAGGCAATCAGTGTCATCTCATGCTGGTACGAGGATAAGACTGAATGGGGACATCGTGTTGGATGGATTTATGGGTCTGTAACTGAAGATGTTGTCACAGGGTACAGGATGCACAATAGGGGATGGAAATCAGTTTATTGTGTGACCAAAAGAGATGCCTTCCGTGGGACTGCTCCAATAAATCTGACAGATAGGCTCCATCAGGTGCTGCGCTGGGCTACGGGCTCAGTTGAGATATTCTTCTCCCGCAACAATGCACTTTTTGCTACCTCAAAAATGAAGTTTCTGCAGAGGATTGCATACCTCAATGTCGGGATCTACCCCTTCACCTCAATTTTCCTCGTTGTCTATTGCTTTATCCCCGCATTATCCCTCTTCTCAGGCCAGTTCATTGTCCAGAGCCTCAACGTGACCTTCCTTGTCTACCTGCTCATCATCACACTAACGCTCTGTCTGCTTGCTGTGCTCGAGGTCAAGTGGTCAGGCATTGAGCTAGAAGAGTGGTGGAGAAACGAACAATTTTGGTTGATTGGAGGAACTAGCGCTCACCTAGCTGCAGTGCTTCATGGGCTACTAAAAGTCGTTGCAGGGGTTGAAATCTCTTTCACTTTGACATCAAAATCAGCCGGTGACGATAAAGATGACGAATTCTCTGATCTCTACATTGTCAAATGGACGTCCCTTATGATCCCACCTCTTACAATCATGATGACTAACTTGATAGCTATAGCAGTTGGGGTCAGCCGGACTATTTATAGCATTATACCACAGTGGAGCCGGTTACTGGGTGGcgttttctttagtttttggGTGTTGGCACATCTCTACCCCTTTGCCAAAGGGCTTATGGGTAGAAGAGGGAGGACACCCACCATTGTTTTCGTTTGGGCGGGACTTCTGGCAATCACCATATCCCTCCTCTGGGTGGCGATCAATCCCCCAGCCGGTACCAACCAAATTGGAGGTTCCTTCCAGTTTACCTGA
- the LOC127797636 gene encoding FAS1 domain-containing protein SELMODRAFT_448915-like gives MATCIISLSSLLAMAVVLISSLAASEDDIVSSRNQDLAVATEEMQTANYFTFVMLINMEPASLIQGNVTFLMPNDRTLAKTLMPENAVVDFLLRHTIPSPLLIDHLLHLPTNSIIPTAEPGFALKVSNHGRKSFYLNNVRITSPNICTAGSSIRCHGIDGVVQHATVTVTPPHDNSTSHTIRSSPPPAPPSPRWPPPQPGGVNLAPSGAPPPAGHNASPQKSGSSKLLPLGGKSLEFIQDGLSNVLNHGITMHRASELYHGQVMIWLISIFL, from the coding sequence ATGGCTACTTGCATCATCAGCTTGTCATCTCTACTTGCCATGGCAGTAGTACTCATCTCATCGCTGGCAGCCAGCGAAGACGACATCGTTTCTTCGAGAAACCAAGATCTCGCTGTCGCCACCGAGGAGATGCAGACAGCCAACTACTTCACCTTCGTCATGCTGATCAACATGGAACCGGCAAGCCTAATTCAAGGCAACGTCACCTTCTTGATGCCTAACGACCGGACGCTGGCAAAAACCCTGATGCCGGAGAATGCTGTTGTCGATTTCCTACTGCGACACACCATCCCGTCGCCTTTGCTCATTGACCACCtcttgcatctcccaacaaacTCCATCATCCCCACAGCAGAGCCCGGGTTCGCGCTCAAGGTTTCCAACCATGGCAGGAAGAGCTTCTACCTCAACAACGTCCGAATCACCAGCCCTAATATCTGCACCGCGGGCTCTTCCATCCGGTGCCACGGCATAGATGGGGTGGTGCAGCATGCCACCGTGACAGTCACACCCCCACATGACAACTCTACTAGCCACACTATCAGGTCCAGTCCCCCTCCTGCACCGCCCTCGCCGCGGTGGCCACCACCACAGCCCGGCGGCGTTAATCTGGCTCCTTCAGGGGCTCCGCCGCCGGCTGGTCACAATGCCAGCCCCCAGAAATCAGGCTCTTCTAAGCTACTGCCTCTTGGTGGAAAATCTTTGGAATTTATACAAGATGGCTTGTCCAATGTACTCAACCATGGAATTACTATGCACAGGGCATCGGAACTGTACCATGGCCAAGTCATGATATGGCTTATATCTATATTTCTCTAA
- the LOC127797635 gene encoding methionine aminopeptidase 2B-like produces MANKELSTIPSIEEKGTSEFVNCQEATNISSALQKEVEEKVDGLALDGTPDAAEGAKKKKKKSKSKKKKEVPEQTYPPSIPITELFPSGEFPEGEIQQYKDDNLWRVTSEEKRELERLQKPIYNSVRRAAEVHRQVRKYIRSILKPGMLMIDLCETLENTVRQLISENGLQAGIAFPTGCSLNWVAAHWTPNSGDKTVLQYDDVMKLDFGTHVDGLIIDCAFTVAFNPMFDPLLEASREATNTGIKEAGIDVRLCDVGAAIQEVMESYEVDINGKVFQVKSIRNLNGHSIGPYQIHAGKSVPIVKGGEQTKMEEGEYFAIETFASTGKGFVREDLECSHYMKNFDVGHIPLRLPKAKQLLAAINKNFSTLAFCRRYLDRIGETKYLMALKNLCDTGIVQPYPPLCDIKGSYVSQFEHTILLRPTCKEVISRGDDY; encoded by the exons ATGGCAAACAAAGAGTTGAGTACTATCCCATCAATTGAAGAAAAAGGAACTTCAGAGTTTGTTAATTGCCAAGAAGCTACTAACATTTCTTCTGCATTGCAAAAAGAAGTTGAGGAGAAGGTAGATGGTCTGGCTTTAGATGGGACACCAG ATGCAGCAGAAGgtgcaaaaaagaagaagaagaaaagtaaaAGCAA aaaaaagaaagaagttcCAGAGCAAACTTATCCACCATCTATTCCTATCACTGAACTTTTCCCCTCTGGGGAGTTCCCTGAGGGTGAAATTCAACAATACAAAGATGA TAACCTGTGGAGAGTTACATCTGAGGAAAAGAGAGAGTTGGAACGCCTACAAAAACCTATATATAATTCTGTTCGTCGAGCAGCAGAAGTTCATCGTCAg gttcgAAAATACATCAGAAGTATTTTGAAGCCTGGGATGTTAATGATAGACTTATGCGAAACCCTAGAGAATACAGTCCGTCAATTGATATCAGAAAATGGTCTCCAAGCAGGCATTGCGTTTCCAACAGGGTGCTCTTTGAATTG GGTTGCAGCTCACTGGACTCCAAATTCTGGAGATAAAACTGTGCTTCAGTACGATGATGTGATGAAATTGGATTTTGGAACTCATGTTGATG GACTCATAATTGACTGTGCTTTCACAGTGGCATTCAATCCTATGTTTGATCCTTTGCTTGAAGCCTCTCGAGAAGCTACAAACACGGGTATCAAG gAGGCTGGAATTGACGTGCGTCTTTGTGATGTTGGGGCTGCTATCCAAGAGGTCATGGAATCATATGAGGTTGATATCAATGGGAAGGTGTTTCAAG TTAAAAGCATACGAAATTTAAATGGACATAGCATTGGGCCCTATCAAATTCATGCTGGAAAATCTGTTCCCATAGTTAAAGGAGGAGAACAGACAAAGATGGAAGAGGGTGAATATTTCGCGATTGAAACTTTTGCTTCAACAG GCAAGGGATTTGTCAGAGAAGATTTAGAATGTAGCCACTACATGAAGAATTTTGATGTTGGCCACATTCCTCTACGGCTACCCAAAGCAAAACAATTGCTGGCAGCAATTAATAAGAACTTCTCCACATTGGCGTTTTGCAGACGCTACTTAGACCGCATTGGGGAGACTAAATATCTGATGGCGCTAAAGAATTTGTGTGATACTGGTATTGTTCAG CCGTACCCGCCTCTCTGCGACATCAAAGGAAGCTATGTATCTCAATTTGAGCATACGATATTACTGCGGCCAACTTGCAAAGAGGTGATTTCTAGAGGCGATGATTATTGA